The Candidatus Zixiibacteriota bacterium genome segment TCGAGTCGTATTTCTGGTGGGAAGACGCAGTCCAGCACGACGAGGAGGCGCTTTTGATCTGCAAAACAACCGAGGAGAAATTCCGCGCCCTCATGGAATACACACAGGAGTCGCACCCGTACGATCTGCCGGAGATTATCTCGTTCCCACTTTCCGACGGTCTCCCTGAATATCTCGCCTGGGTGCGCAAGGAGACGGAGGGGTAGGAGTTCATGAGCGACGGCACCAATGAAGGGCGCAAGTTTCTTGGCGTGACGGGCAAAGGGTGGGGGAAAATCGCGGCGATCGTGGCCATCCTGAGCGCGATCATCTACCTGTTCAAGCGGAAGAAGAACCCCCACGTGCGGTAGGTTTGACCATTAGGTGCCGCCATGAAATGCCCTGAGTGCGGACATGAAGAGGATAAGGTGGTCGATAGCCGGCCGCATCAGGACGGCCGCGCCATCCGTCGCCGCCGCGAATGTCTCCAATGTGGGAAGCGATATACCACGTTTGAGTATATCGAGACCGGCTCAATAACCGTGCTCAAGACCGACGACCGTCGCGAACCGTTCGACCGCAACAAGCTCCTTCACGGTATCAAGCTGGCTTGCAACAAACGGCCGGTGACGTCGTTTGAAATCGACAACATGGTGGCCGAGATCGAGGGGGAACTGCACGCGACCGGAAAGAGCGAGATTCCATCGAAGGATATCGGCGAACTGGTAATGGCGCGATTGAAGTTAGTTGACGAGATTGCCTATGTTCGGTTCGCCTCGGTCTATCGCAAGTTCGCCGACACCGCCGAGTTTCTCGAAGAGATGAAGCGCTTGCTGGAGAAGTAGGGTGGGCTGGGGCACCAAGGCGGGGTGCGTATACAGACGAGGCGCAAGCTTCGTCATTCCTGCGGAGGCAGGAATCCAGACAGCGTGGACAATGAGGGGTTGGCTGTGTTTAGGTGACTATCGAAACAAGACTCCTTAAACGTCGGCATGACCGCCCCAGCGATCTTGACTGGATACTCCGCCTGAAGCAGAGTATGACGGCCTTGCGGCCGTCCCGGGGGTAGAACCAGTAGCCCTGTCGGGTTTCTCACTCAAATTGTCCATGTTCGGAACCCGACCTACGGGGTCTGCCGCCAACAGCACTCGACATCTTGCTTTCGTCCACCCGCCAGCCTATCTTCTATCCCATGGCCGTCCCCAAAGACCAGCCGGAGCCGCTTGAGAAAGCGTCGATGCCGTTTCTCGAACATCTCGAGGAGCTAAGAAAGCGGCTGCTCCGGGCGGCTATGGCCGTAATCGGGTGCGCTATTCTCGCGTTCTATTTCTCCGACGAGATCATGGCCTATATCATGAAACCGCTGAATGGCGTCCCGCTGAACAATATGCAGGTGGCGGGCAGTTTCTACGCTTATATGAAGGTCTCGCTGATCGCCGGGCTGGTCGCGTCGCTGCCGATCGTCTTCTATCAGTTGTGGTCGTTTGTCGCGCCGGGGCTGTATCGCCGCGAGAAGGTGACGATTCTGCCGCTGGTGATCATCTCCACTGTGCTCTTCATTGTGGGCGCAGCTTTCTGTTACTACCTGGCCTTGCCGATGGCCCTCAAGTTCCTGCTTGGGTTTGCAGACGAGCTGATCACTAACTATATCACTGTGGACTCGTATATCAGCTTCCTCGGCTTTCTGATGCTGGCGTTCGGTTTGTCGTTCCAGTTGCCGGTTTTGGCCTATTCCCTGGGACGTTTCGGGCTTATAACGTCGCGCACCCTGGCCAAAGGGCGGCGCTACGCCATTGTGATAATCCTCGCCATAGCGGCGGTTGTGACGCCGACACCCGACATCTTCACGCAATTGCTGCTGGCGGTCCCTATGTATTGCCTTTACGAGGTCTCGATTTTTGTCGTGAAAATCTCCGGCCGGCGCGAACAACCGGCGGCTTGACATTGACGCCGGCGCGGCGTAGATTTGAGGGTTAGCAAAGCGGGTGTAATTCAGCGGTAGAATGTCAGCTTCCCAAGCTGGACGTCGTGGGTTCGACTCCCATCGCCCGCTTTTTTTGTGCCCACTAGGAACTGTGCTTATATGGTAGTCGCCGTAGTAGAACCCCAGTCGCCACTGTTTGGGCATGTTCGCCCCGGCTATACCCTTGTCTCGGTCAACGGCGACAAGATCGAAGACCCGATCGATTTCCGGTTCAAGACCACCGATGAAGCTGTCGAGCTTCGGTTTGCCGACCTGAAAGGCGAGTTCTCGGTTTTCCGCTTTGAACTGAACCACAGCGATGATCTCGGCATTACGTTCGAGGAAACCCCGGTCAGGATCTGCAAGTGCGATTGTATTTTCTGCTTCGTGCGCCAGCAGCCCAAGGGGATGCGTCGAGCGCTGTATGTGAAGGATGAG includes the following:
- the tatC gene encoding twin-arginine translocase subunit TatC codes for the protein MLSSTRQPIFYPMAVPKDQPEPLEKASMPFLEHLEELRKRLLRAAMAVIGCAILAFYFSDEIMAYIMKPLNGVPLNNMQVAGSFYAYMKVSLIAGLVASLPIVFYQLWSFVAPGLYRREKVTILPLVIISTVLFIVGAAFCYYLALPMALKFLLGFADELITNYITVDSYISFLGFLMLAFGLSFQLPVLAYSLGRFGLITSRTLAKGRRYAIVIILAIAAVVTPTPDIFTQLLLAVPMYCLYEVSIFVVKISGRREQPAA
- the cutA gene encoding divalent-cation tolerance protein CutA; its protein translation is MKEVEAESIRVVFITVPRDEVSRLARELVEQRLAACINIVPKIESYFWWEDAVQHDEEALLICKTTEEKFRALMEYTQESHPYDLPEIISFPLSDGLPEYLAWVRKETEG
- the nrdR gene encoding transcriptional regulator NrdR — translated: MKCPECGHEEDKVVDSRPHQDGRAIRRRRECLQCGKRYTTFEYIETGSITVLKTDDRREPFDRNKLLHGIKLACNKRPVTSFEIDNMVAEIEGELHATGKSEIPSKDIGELVMARLKLVDEIAYVRFASVYRKFADTAEFLEEMKRLLEK